In Candidatus Poribacteria bacterium, a single genomic region encodes these proteins:
- a CDS encoding serine hydrolase encodes MIKESIPRLIENSIAEKVFPGAVAYILTDKKVLYHKAFGFRCVKPKRLPMLQTTLFDLASLTKPIVVGTLCMQLVERGVLSLNTPVAKYLPAFKHTNVTLVHLLTHTSGLPAWLPLYLRAPSRGNVIPYLAEVALESQPGEKAVYSCLGYIVLGKLLERVTGESLDKLAQERIFAPLGMESTQFNPPQACREDCAATEDSNSFERRMVNYERYDWREGVIIGQVHDENAHFLGGVSGNAGLFSTSTDLGKFCRALMDNGGALLRPESLQTLQQVASAEGECRCTGWAVTDDGCLYHTGFTGTSIRICLKRKLAAILLTNRVHPDADRRGIIEFRKMFHSLIF; translated from the coding sequence TTGATAAAAGAATCAATTCCGAGGCTTATCGAAAACAGTATTGCAGAAAAGGTTTTTCCTGGAGCTGTCGCCTACATTCTCACGGATAAAAAAGTGCTTTACCACAAGGCATTCGGCTTCCGATGCGTGAAGCCGAAACGTTTACCGATGCTTCAGACAACGTTGTTTGATTTAGCATCGCTGACGAAACCTATTGTTGTTGGAACGCTTTGCATGCAGTTAGTTGAAAGGGGTGTACTCTCCCTCAACACACCGGTGGCGAAATACCTGCCAGCGTTTAAACACACAAACGTAACGCTTGTCCACCTACTGACACATACCTCAGGACTCCCTGCTTGGTTACCGCTCTATTTGCGAGCACCTTCACGTGGGAACGTAATTCCCTACCTCGCCGAAGTCGCATTGGAATCTCAGCCGGGTGAGAAGGCGGTATATAGCTGTTTGGGATACATTGTGTTGGGGAAACTCTTGGAAAGGGTAACCGGAGAATCCTTAGATAAATTGGCGCAGGAGCGTATCTTCGCGCCACTCGGCATGGAATCAACACAGTTCAATCCACCACAGGCTTGTCGTGAAGATTGTGCGGCAACGGAAGATTCTAATAGTTTTGAACGCAGAATGGTAAATTATGAACGCTACGACTGGCGAGAAGGCGTGATTATTGGGCAAGTCCACGACGAGAACGCCCACTTTTTAGGGGGTGTTTCAGGCAATGCTGGACTCTTTTCTACATCAACGGATCTCGGAAAATTTTGCAGGGCACTGATGGATAACGGTGGTGCCTTGCTACGTCCAGAGAGCCTTCAGACCCTGCAACAGGTCGCTTCAGCAGAAGGGGAATGTCGATGCACCGGATGGGCTGTAACGGACGATGGGTGTCTCTATCACACAGGCTTCACAGGCACGTCAATACGGATCTGCCTAAAGAGAAAACTCGCAGCGATTCTGTTGACAAATCGAGTGCACCCTGACGCTGACCGGCGCGGCATTATCGAATTTCGGAAAATGTTCCACAGTCTCATATTTTAA